In Leptolyngbya sp. O-77, the genomic window GGTGTAGGTCAGGATGCCGACGGGCGCGGGGCCGTAGGCTTCGGGGTCAACGCTGCCGTCCGCAGCAATGGCCCGAATCGCCACGAGCGTCCAGGTGCCAACTAGCGGATTTTCGCTATTCATTGAGCGATCGCTCCAGGGATAAAAGAAACTGTCGCAAGAGCCGAACCAACGTCTCGCACTCTTGCTCTGTGGCAAACTGCACCAGTATTGCCTGCTCTTTTTCAAACAGCACGGGCATCACCTGATCGGAAAGCTGGATGCCCTTGTCGGTGAGCTGGACAATCACACCCCGGCGATCGCCCGGATCGCGCAGCCGCGTCACGATGCCGTCTTGCTCTAGCCGATCGATGCGGTTGGTAACTGCGCCAGACGACAGCATCAGCAAGCTGTATAAATCCGTCGGCTTGAGCTGGTAGGGCGGCCCCTGTCGGCGCAGCGTCGCCAGCACGTCAAAAGACCATACGTTTAGCCCATAGTCTGCCAGCACCGTTTCTCGGTGTTTTTCCAGCAGGCGGGCAATTCGCAGCATGCGCCCTACCACGGCCAGCGGCGCGGCATTAAGCTGGGGCGCTTCTCGCTGCCACTGCCTCAGAATGTGATCAAGACGGTCTTGCTCCATCCTGCAACTTTATCTCGACATTGAGAATCTTAACCCGCAATCCTGCATGAAAAAATCGACGGACTGAAATCCTGCAACCCGGCCTGGCGCAGCGCGATAAATGAGATTGCCGGAAGCCCCGCAGACGCTGGACTGGCAACCCCAAATCACCAATCCAAAATCGCCAATCCAAAATCAACAGCACAGCGCCCCTGATTGTAAATGATTGTCAATGCGCTAACGCTGGACTGGATCGACCACGATTTCAACGCCTTGCGTGGGGCTGCCGTTGGTGATAACGCTGGTGCGCGTAGTGTTGATAAACCGCAACTGCCCGTCTACTGTGATTCGCGCCTGCACCGCGTAGGTGTAGCGGCTGTCGATCTGCGCTGGGTCGTAGGGTAGCTCGAAGGCAAAAGGCACCTGGCGGCCGCCAGCTTCAATCGTTTGCGTGGCCAGGATGCGGGCAGGCGCGTCAGCACGGCTGACATCCGCCAGCGATACTTCGATCAGCGCGTTGGGTGGCAGGGCGATTCGCGGCAGATAAGTAACCGTACCCGTGACGAGCGATGACGTTTGCAACATACCGTTTACCGTGAGCGATTGAGTTCCTAAGTGGCCGCGATAGACCTGCACCGAGGGCGTGCCTTCATAGGCATAAGTTGTACCGTTTGCATCAGGCGTAGCAGTTGTGGGAACGCCATTTAGCGTCAATTGTCCTGTTTGCCGGTTGAACAGATTCATTAGCATCGCGCCATTGCGACTAAACAAGCGCACGGCGTAGCCCGGCGTTTGGAAGAAGGAAAGCGTGGAGCCGTCGGGGAGCGTGGATGCACTTGGCGGGGCGGGCAGCGTTGCGCCAGGGGGCGATACCTCCACTACTGAACCCTCACTAACGCGATAAAACTGCGTTACTTCTTGCGTGGGGCAGCATTGCGGATCGTTTGGCCCTTGAATAATCATGTTGACGCTGATTAGCCCGTCGTCCAGAATGCGGACACGGTTGACCTGGATGCGATCGCCCAGTCCCGCCAGCATCGGCGACTCGATCGCCCCGTCCAGGTTCAGCAGCGGCGCAAGGTAAACGAAAATACCAGAGCCGCCCGTATTCACTGCCATGATCATCACGGCATCTTGCTGGCCGTTGCCATCCAGGTCACCAAATGCGATTTGTCCCTGCTGCCGAGACAGCACCGCATTCAGCCGCCGATTGGGATCTTCAAACTGCCCATCTTTAAAAGTAATCACGCCGATCTGGGGCTGTTCGCCCAGGGTGGGGACGCTGTAGCTGGCGTTGAGGGCGATATTGAGGCGATCGCACCAGGCCCGTTTTTCTGGCGTAAACACCTCGCGGGTCAGGCAGTTATACCACGCTTCGCCCGCCTGGGCCAGCGTCGCCCTCGGCAGCGCCCCCGCAACGCCCTGACCAAGCAGCATCACGCCCAACCCCACACCCGCCCATCGGGAAAACACAGTCTTCTTCATCGTTAAATCCATACATTAAGTAACCCAGCATTCATCAACAGGTCAACCTGAGGTCAAACCAAGATTGACTCACTTTTGAACGATAACAGGGAATTTTCTGCGGATAACCAGAAGTTTCCGTTTTTGCAACGCCTAGCGATGTCAATTTTCGAGTTTGGATTGGCGAGTTTGGATTGCCAATCAAGCTTCTGCGGGGCTTCCAGTCCTTTCATTCAAAGCGTCCTTCAGGAGAATTGGAGACGAGAAGGCATCGGGAAAGGCTGCTTTTCGAGCTTGACCTCGAATCTTTTTTCAGAAATTACTCTAGCGAAAGCGTCGGATGAGGTCTGAAAGCAGCCAATACAGGATGGAAATGTTTGTAACAAAACTTCCTAGCCTGACGGCTATATCTGCTAAGTTGAAAATAGAAAGCGGGGGCGATCGCCAATCTAAGTAGATCGCAATGTCGCCGTATAAAATTTGCTCGACGGTGTTGCTGATTCCCCCGGCTAGTAGTAGTCCCAATCCCACTTGCAGGGGCAGAATCATTTCTTTCCTAAATCTGCTGAATAGCAGTGTTGCGACAGCAATGATTCCCATTAACATTAGTCGCAACCAGAGTGTCCAGGAAGTCAAGTTTGAATCAAAAAATGAGAAGGCAGCACCAGGATTTTTCAGATAAGTGAGGTGAAAGATTCTCGGTATGAGCGGCAGGGTTTTGGATGGAAGCTGTTCCTCAAAAGCTTTGCGTATGAGGACTTGCATTAGAAACCCCAGCACGCTGCCAGCCAGCCCAATGATCCAGACCCAGCAATTTCTAGTCCTAGTTTCTGTCATAAACGTTTTTGCCCGCAGTCTCCGCCAGGGTCGATTGATGCATAAGTTTTAATTCATGGTTTTAATACATGGCTTTAATACATGAGTTGTTTTAATACATGGCTTTAATACATGAGTTCGAGGTTGCGGATTGATGCACTGATTTTAGTTTCCGTGCTGCCCAGTCTTTTTGCCCCAGTCTTTTTGTTAGATCCAGACGAGTTTGGGGTTTGAAATTTCTGGCTGACGATAGATTGTTTTTTCCTGTTTCAGGTGTAAGTTTTGGTGGGAGTAGTTGCCTCGATTTAACTCAAGATTTCGATTTGGTTAACTCAAGATTTTGATTTGAAACTGCCTATGACTCGCACTCTAGAAAAGTCGCAAGCTCAATCCTGGCACGCGCAACCCGCCGACATCGTAGCGCGATCGCTCCGGGTTGATCCGCGCCTTGGACTCTCGTCCGCCGAGGTGGTTCAGCGCCAGGAACAATACGGCCGCAACGAGCTGAAGGCAGTGCCAGGGAAAAGTCCCCTGGTGCGCTTTTTGCTGCAATTTCATCAGCCATTGCTCTACATTTTGCTGGTTGCAGGCAGCGTCAAGGCGTTTTTGGGGTCGTGGGTGAATGCCTGGGTGATTTGGGGCGTAACGCTAATCAACGCCATCATCGGCTACGTGCAGGAGGCTAAGGCGGAAAGTGCGATCGCCGCGCTGGCTGCGACCGTGCAAACCGAGGCGACCGTGGTGCGCGATGGGCAGACGATACATATCTCATCCGTAGAACTGGTGCCGGGGGACGTGGTAAAGCTGGTGTCGGGCGACAAGGTTCCGGCGGATTTGCGGCTGGTGACGGCGCGAAATTTGCAGATCAGCGAGTCGGCGCTGACGGGTGAATCGGTAGCCGTGGAAAAGTGGGTTGACCCGGTGGCAGAAGACGTGCCGCTGGCCGATCGGCGAAACATGGCCTACGCAGGCAGCTTTGTGACATCGGGACGCGGGCGCGGCGTGGTGGTGGCGATCGCCAACAACACCGAAACCGGGCGCATTTCTCAACTGATGCAGCGGCAGACTAACTTATCTACGCCGCTCACCCGCAAGTTTGAAAAATTCAGCAAAACGTTGCTTTATTTTATCCTGGCGGTGGCGGCACTGACCTTTGCTGTGGGGCTGGGGTACGGCAATCCCTGGCCGGATATGTTTGAGGCGGCGGTGGCGCTGGCGGTGAGCGCGATTCCTGAAGGGCTGCCTGCGGTGGTGACGATTACGCTGGCGATCGGCGTGTCGCGCATGGCCCGCCGCCATGCCATCATCCGCAAGCTGCCTGCGGTGGAGGCGTTGGGCAGCGCCACCGTCATCTGTTCCGACAAAACGGGCACGCTGACGGAAAACCAGATGACCGTGCAGGAAATCTACGCGGGCGGACAGGCATTCTTTGTGACGGGAACGGGCTACAGTCCAGTGGGCGCGATTCAGCCCGTGGAGTCTGGTCAGCTTACGAATCCGGCGCTGACAGAATGCCTGAAAGCAGGGCTGCTGTGCAATGAGTCTTATCTGGAGCAGGACGATGGCCAGTGGCAGGTGATTGGCGATCCGACGGAGGGGGCGCTGATTGTGTCGGCGCAAAAGGCGGGCTTTGGGATGGCAACGCTGAAGGCGGAACTGCCTCGCATCGATTTTATTCCGTTTGAGTCGGAACATCAGTATATGGCGACGCTGCATTCAACAGGCGAAGGGGGCAATCGCCTGGTGTATGCGAAGGGATCGGTAGAGGCGATTCTCTCGCGCTGCGATCGCGCTTTGTCTGCCAGTGGGACACTCCAGCCGCTTGATGCCGATGCGATTTACCGCCAGGTCGAATCGATGACGGAGGCAGGAATGCGGGTGCTGGCCTTTGCCACAACATCTCTAGCCCAAGACACGCTTGACCCGCCGGATATTGACACTGGCCTGACGTTTCTGGGCTTGCAGGGAATGATCGATCCGCCGCGCCAGGAGGCCGTGCGAGCGGTGCGGGCCTGCCAGTCTGCGGGCATTCAGGTGAAGATGATCACGGGCGACCACATTGGCACGGCAACGGCGATCGCCCGCCAGATTGGGCTACAGCGGGATGGGCAGGTGCAGGCCTTTACGGGGCAAGCCCTGGCAGAAATGGACGATCAGCAGTTGGCCAACGCAGTAGAAAATGGCTCGGTGTTTGCCCGCGTTGCGCCAGAGCAAAAGCTGCGGCTGGTGGAGGCACTGCAAGCAAAGGGCGAAGTGGTGGCGATGACGGGCGACGGCGTGAACGATGCCCCGGCGCTGCGGCAGGCAGATATCGGCACGGCGATGGGTCGGGCTGGAACGGAGGTGGCGAAGGAAGCCGCTGACATGATCCTGACAGACGACAACTTTGCCTCCATCGAAGCGGCGGTGGAGGAAGGGCGGACGGTCTATCGGAATTTGCTAAAGGCGATCGCCTTTTTGCTGCCGGTGAATGGCGGTGAGTCGATGTCGATTTTGATCAGCGTGCTGCTGAATCGGGCGCTACCGATCCTGTCGCTGCAAGTGCTGTGGATGAACATGATCAACTCCATCGCCATGACCGTGCCGCTCTCGTTTGAACCCAAGTCGGAGCGCGTGATGCAGCGCCCACCGCGCAACCCCCGTGAGCCGCTGCTCAACCGCAAGCTGTTGAAGCGCGTTTTGCTGGTGTCGCTGTTTAACTGGATTGTGATTTTTGGCGTGTTTGAATGGATTAATCAAACGACCGACAACATCGCGCTGGCCCGAACGATGGCGATCCAGGCGCTGGTGGCGGGGCGGATTTTTTACCTGCTGAGCATTAGCGAGTTGGGGCTGGGCCTGGTGAATAAGCTGCGCGGCCGGGTGCAGCAGATTCCGTCCGCTCCGGCTGTGTTGTGGGGCATTGCGGGGGCGATCGCCCTGCAAGTGCTATTCAGCCAGTGGAGCGTGATGAATCGCCTGTTTGCCACCGCGCCGCTGAGCCTAGAGCAGTGGGGCATTTGTCTGCTAATCGGCGTGCCGATGATTGGCGTAGCGGCGATCGCCAATCGACTGCATCCGCCAGAGTAGCGAACCGAAATCCTTCGCCCGTCTGCCCAGATATCTGTCCAGATATCTGCCTGTTCCACGTAGCCATCAATTACCCCATCACCTGCGCCGTACCCGTTGATGCGCTGGGTCCCCAGCGTTTCCCGCTATCCTTTGCAGGCATTGCCCAGTTGACTTGGGAAATCATTGCAAAAGTTCATAAAATTCATCAGCTCTGAGTCAGCGTGATTGCAGATGCATGACGAAACCGCCTGAAGTGGTAGATTTTATAGGCAAGGTTTTTACTATTTTGGCAGTATTTAATCGGGCTAGGATAGGGCGGGCATCGGGCGATTCGTCTCAGGGGTTTCTGTGAGCCAGGGGATGAATGGCTGGCGTTGAGTCAAGCGTGTGATGAATGAAGCAGGCAATGAGAAGCAGGCAATGAAAATATTCCAAAGCATAGGCAGCGCGATTTCTGACGGGAGCGCTCTGCGAATTGCGCTGGGGACATCCGTAGGGCTGGTGGCTCTGGTTCCAGCGCCGCAAAGGGTGATCGCCCAAGCAATCCCCGGTGGGTCAAATCCACCCGTTGTGTTGCCGCCAGATGCCGAATCGCGCCCTTTCCCCATCGAGCGGCCGCGAGACACGCCGCCGCTGCCTATTGAAGTGCCTGCTGAGCCGTCGCCGCCCGTGCTAGACCCTGCTTCGGGCACGCCAAACCCTGATCCGGCGGTGCCTGTGGTGCGCTTTCGGGTGAATGAGATCAACGTTACAGGGAATTCTATCCTGCACGACGAGATTGCCGAAGCCATTCAGTGCTGCGTGAATCGAGACGTGACGTTTGAAGAACTGATTGCATTACGCAGTGCCATCACTCAACTGTACATTGACCGGGGCTATGTGACATCAGGCGCATTCCTGCTAAATAACCAGGACGTTCGCAGCGGCGTGGTAGAAATTCGAGTAGTAGAGGGCGAACTAGAAGACGACATTCAAATCACAGGCTTGCAGCGGTTGAATCCGAGCTACGTGCGATCGCGCTTGCGGTTAGCCGGAAAAAAGCCGTTGAACCAGCGGG contains:
- a CDS encoding MarR family winged helix-turn-helix transcriptional regulator, with amino-acid sequence MEQDRLDHILRQWQREAPQLNAAPLAVVGRMLRIARLLEKHRETVLADYGLNVWSFDVLATLRRQGPPYQLKPTDLYSLLMLSSGAVTNRIDRLEQDGIVTRLRDPGDRRGVIVQLTDKGIQLSDQVMPVLFEKEQAILVQFATEQECETLVRLLRQFLLSLERSLNE
- a CDS encoding YbaY family lipoprotein, with translation MKKTVFSRWAGVGLGVMLLGQGVAGALPRATLAQAGEAWYNCLTREVFTPEKRAWCDRLNIALNASYSVPTLGEQPQIGVITFKDGQFEDPNRRLNAVLSRQQGQIAFGDLDGNGQQDAVMIMAVNTGGSGIFVYLAPLLNLDGAIESPMLAGLGDRIQVNRVRILDDGLISVNMIIQGPNDPQCCPTQEVTQFYRVSEGSVVEVSPPGATLPAPPSASTLPDGSTLSFFQTPGYAVRLFSRNGAMLMNLFNRQTGQLTLNGVPTTATPDANGTTYAYEGTPSVQVYRGHLGTQSLTVNGMLQTSSLVTGTVTYLPRIALPPNALIEVSLADVSRADAPARILATQTIEAGGRQVPFAFELPYDPAQIDSRYTYAVQARITVDGQLRFINTTRTSVITNGSPTQGVEIVVDPVQR
- a CDS encoding signal peptidase II, giving the protein MQVLIRKAFEEQLPSKTLPLIPRIFHLTYLKNPGAAFSFFDSNLTSWTLWLRLMLMGIIAVATLLFSRFRKEMILPLQVGLGLLLAGGISNTVEQILYGDIAIYLDWRSPPLSIFNLADIAVRLGSFVTNISILYWLLSDLIRRFR
- a CDS encoding cation-transporting P-type ATPase, which produces MTRTLEKSQAQSWHAQPADIVARSLRVDPRLGLSSAEVVQRQEQYGRNELKAVPGKSPLVRFLLQFHQPLLYILLVAGSVKAFLGSWVNAWVIWGVTLINAIIGYVQEAKAESAIAALAATVQTEATVVRDGQTIHISSVELVPGDVVKLVSGDKVPADLRLVTARNLQISESALTGESVAVEKWVDPVAEDVPLADRRNMAYAGSFVTSGRGRGVVVAIANNTETGRISQLMQRQTNLSTPLTRKFEKFSKTLLYFILAVAALTFAVGLGYGNPWPDMFEAAVALAVSAIPEGLPAVVTITLAIGVSRMARRHAIIRKLPAVEALGSATVICSDKTGTLTENQMTVQEIYAGGQAFFVTGTGYSPVGAIQPVESGQLTNPALTECLKAGLLCNESYLEQDDGQWQVIGDPTEGALIVSAQKAGFGMATLKAELPRIDFIPFESEHQYMATLHSTGEGGNRLVYAKGSVEAILSRCDRALSASGTLQPLDADAIYRQVESMTEAGMRVLAFATTSLAQDTLDPPDIDTGLTFLGLQGMIDPPRQEAVRAVRACQSAGIQVKMITGDHIGTATAIARQIGLQRDGQVQAFTGQALAEMDDQQLANAVENGSVFARVAPEQKLRLVEALQAKGEVVAMTGDGVNDAPALRQADIGTAMGRAGTEVAKEAADMILTDDNFASIEAAVEEGRTVYRNLLKAIAFLLPVNGGESMSILISVLLNRALPILSLQVLWMNMINSIAMTVPLSFEPKSERVMQRPPRNPREPLLNRKLLKRVLLVSLFNWIVIFGVFEWINQTTDNIALARTMAIQALVAGRIFYLLSISELGLGLVNKLRGRVQQIPSAPAVLWGIAGAIALQVLFSQWSVMNRLFATAPLSLEQWGICLLIGVPMIGVAAIANRLHPPE